The sequence CCCGATCCTCGAGCCGGATGCCGTCCCAGAGGTACACCCCGCACTTGACCGTCACGCCGTCGCCGATGACGACGTCGTTCTCGACGAAGACGTGCGAGTTGATGTTGCAGTTGCGGCCGATGCGCGCCCCGCGCAGCACGTGGACGAACTCCCAGATGCGAGTGCCGGCGCCCACGTGGGGCGTGTCGACGATCGCCCGGCGGTCGACGTACGTGGCCGCCGCGGTCACCAGTAGTGGGCCTTCCACTTCCGGTAGTAGTCCACCGTCGGACGGATCCCGTTCTCGACCGACGTCCGCGGCTGCCATCCCACCACGTTTGCGATTCGGGAGATGTCGCCGTAGAAGTCGCCC is a genomic window of Deltaproteobacteria bacterium containing:
- a CDS encoding N-acetyltransferase; amino-acid sequence: MAAADVGRERDPSDGGLLPEVEGPLLVTAAATYVDRRAIVDTPHVGAGTRIWEFVHVLRGARIGRNCNINSHVFVENDVVIGDGVTVKCGVYLWDGIRLEDRVFVGPNVTFTNDPLPRSRRPVEPAITTVREGASLGGAAVIGPGVTIGRWAMVGMGSVVTKDVPDHVLVYGNPLRQAGWVCFCGARTASRPRTCRHRRSRSAT